Proteins from one Desulfocurvus vexinensis DSM 17965 genomic window:
- a CDS encoding metal ABC transporter permease — MIEALSYEFMQNALWAGLLASVACGVIGTLVVANRVVFLAGAVAHAAYGGVGLAYFLGWPVLPCTVGFSVAAGGAMAAATARGMDGADRLIGALWAGGMATGVILLDLAPGYNADLMSFLFGSILAVPRADLWLMLGLDAAIVAVTLVFYKEFAALAFDREFAAVRGVPVLALHFLLLAMIGVSVVMVIRVVGLILVMALLTIPPGLALRASRSLGGMMVRSALLSALFCTAGLGLSYALDLTSGACIIAVAVAAFFADALWRRLARRGRP, encoded by the coding sequence ATGATCGAGGCCCTGTCCTACGAGTTCATGCAGAACGCCCTGTGGGCCGGGCTGCTGGCCAGCGTGGCCTGCGGGGTCATCGGCACCCTGGTGGTGGCCAACCGCGTGGTCTTCCTGGCCGGGGCCGTGGCCCACGCGGCCTATGGCGGGGTCGGCCTGGCCTATTTCCTGGGCTGGCCCGTGCTGCCCTGCACGGTGGGCTTCTCGGTGGCCGCGGGCGGGGCCATGGCCGCCGCCACGGCGCGCGGCATGGACGGCGCCGATCGGCTCATCGGCGCGCTGTGGGCCGGGGGCATGGCCACGGGCGTCATCCTGCTCGACCTTGCCCCCGGCTACAACGCCGACCTGATGAGCTTCCTGTTCGGCAGCATCCTGGCCGTGCCGCGTGCGGACCTGTGGCTCATGCTCGGGCTGGACGCGGCCATCGTGGCCGTGACCCTGGTCTTCTACAAGGAGTTCGCGGCCCTGGCCTTCGACCGCGAGTTCGCCGCCGTGCGCGGGGTGCCGGTGCTGGCGCTGCATTTCCTGCTGCTGGCCATGATCGGCGTTTCGGTGGTCATGGTCATCCGCGTGGTGGGGCTGATCCTGGTCATGGCCCTGCTGACCATCCCGCCGGGGCTGGCCCTGCGCGCCTCGCGCTCCCTGGGCGGGATGATGGTGCGCTCCGCGCTGCTCTCGGCGCTGTTCTGCACGGCGGGCCTGGGCCTGTCCTACGCCCTGGACCTGACCTCCGGGGCCTGCATCATCGCCGTGGCCGTGGCGGCGTTCTTCGCCGACGCGCTGTGGCGGCGGCTCGCGCGCCGGGGGCGGCCATGA
- a CDS encoding Fur family transcriptional regulator: MSRAAQLLRAAGVRATRKRAQVLDAVLAAGRAVAPAELLERPELAALMDRATLYRTLDLLAGRGLVLRTLGPDRAFRYCAGGGAPLGGAHGHFYCLRCHAMRCLPQGALAVEQALPPGAAAGHVEIRVDGLCAACREAEAAPG; encoded by the coding sequence ATGAGCCGCGCGGCGCAGCTGCTGCGCGCCGCCGGGGTGCGCGCCACGCGCAAGCGCGCGCAGGTGCTCGACGCGGTGCTGGCCGCAGGCCGGGCCGTGGCGCCCGCCGAGCTGCTGGAACGCCCGGAACTGGCCGCGCTCATGGACCGCGCCACCCTCTACCGGACCCTGGACCTTCTGGCCGGGCGCGGGCTGGTGCTGCGCACCCTGGGGCCGGACCGGGCCTTCCGCTACTGCGCCGGGGGCGGGGCGCCCCTGGGGGGTGCCCACGGCCATTTCTACTGCCTGCGCTGCCACGCCATGCGCTGCCTGCCCCAGGGCGCTCTGGCCGTGGAACAGGCCCTGCCGCCCGGCGCCGCCGCCGGGCATGTGGAGATCAGGGTGGACGGGCTGTGCGCCGCCTGCCGCGAGGCCGAGGCCGCGCCGGGCTGA
- a CDS encoding sensor histidine kinase yields the protein MGTSPKAKILTIDDEDIIRESIEAYLEDSGFAVIHAENGRVGLEAFRRERPDLVLVDLRMPEVDGLDVLAKVTSESPLTPIIVVSGTGVLQDAIEALRLGAWDYVTKPVQDMAVLEHAVSKALERAELLRRKETYSEELEREVERRTAELRQTNERLAQEVAERQLAEERIRSSLQEKEVLLKEIHHRVKNNLQIISSLLYLQSQQISEERTRELFMESRGRVRSMALVHEKLYQSEDLARINYHDYLTSFTRSIMQAYPQRQRTVRLDLALDDICLPVDLAIPCSLIVNELMTNALKYAFDGEAPGILALALRRAGEAVELEVRDDGRGFPEGFDITKTDTLGMQLVVNLVHQIRGELDTALSGGARFTIRFTP from the coding sequence ATGGGCACCTCCCCCAAGGCGAAAATCCTCACCATCGACGACGAGGACATCATCCGCGAAAGCATCGAGGCCTACCTGGAGGACAGCGGCTTCGCGGTGATCCACGCCGAGAACGGGCGCGTGGGGCTGGAGGCCTTCCGCCGCGAGCGGCCCGATCTGGTGCTGGTGGACCTGCGCATGCCCGAGGTGGACGGGCTGGACGTGCTGGCCAAGGTCACCAGCGAGTCGCCGCTCACGCCCATCATCGTAGTCTCGGGCACCGGGGTGCTCCAGGACGCCATCGAGGCCCTGCGCCTGGGCGCGTGGGACTACGTGACCAAGCCCGTGCAGGACATGGCCGTGCTCGAGCACGCCGTGTCCAAGGCCCTGGAACGGGCCGAGCTGTTGCGCCGCAAGGAGACCTACAGCGAGGAGCTGGAGCGTGAGGTCGAGCGGCGCACCGCCGAGCTGCGCCAGACCAACGAACGTCTGGCCCAGGAGGTCGCCGAGCGCCAGCTGGCCGAGGAGCGCATCCGCAGCTCCCTCCAGGAGAAGGAAGTCCTGCTCAAGGAGATCCACCACCGGGTCAAGAACAACCTGCAGATCATCTCCAGCCTGCTCTATCTCCAGTCCCAGCAGATCAGCGAGGAGCGCACCCGCGAGCTGTTCATGGAGAGCCGGGGCCGCGTGCGCTCCATGGCCCTGGTCCACGAGAAGCTCTACCAGTCCGAGGATCTGGCGCGCATCAACTACCACGACTACCTGACGAGCTTCACCCGCTCCATCATGCAGGCCTACCCCCAGCGCCAGCGCACCGTGCGCCTGGACCTGGCCCTGGACGACATCTGCCTGCCGGTGGATCTGGCCATCCCGTGCAGCCTCATCGTCAACGAGCTGATGACCAACGCCCTGAAGTACGCCTTCGACGGCGAGGCCCCCGGCATCCTGGCCCTGGCCCTGCGCCGGGCGGGCGAGGCCGTGGAGCTGGAAGTGCGCGACGACGGCAGGGGCTTCCCCGAGGGCTTCGACATCACCAAGACCGACACCCTGGGCATGCAGCTGGTGGTCAACTTGGTGCACCAGATTCGCGGCGAGCTGGACACGGCGCTGTCCGGCGGCGCCCGCTTCACCATCCGCTTCACGCCCTAG
- a CDS encoding class I SAM-dependent methyltransferase: MTLSDSGPDSGSTSGPGSGPAPEPTPAEALRAAVAYYDAHAEAFHAQTADLDLEHVYTRFLPLVPPGGAILDAGCGAGRDARRLAARGYRVEAFDASPAMVRLARAHAGVPVRVLDFAAMDYPPRFHGVLANASLLHLPPAALPGALAGVARALLPGGVLCAGLKRGSGHWLRQGLPFWAYGEATLAALLAPPCPLRLLETWTSPDLRPGRAGEVWLHCLARKP; this comes from the coding sequence ATGACCCTCTCCGATTCCGGCCCCGATTCCGGCTCCACTTCCGGGCCCGGCTCCGGCCCCGCCCCGGAGCCCACGCCCGCAGAGGCCCTGCGCGCCGCCGTGGCCTACTACGACGCCCACGCCGAGGCCTTCCACGCCCAGACGGCGGACCTGGACCTGGAACACGTCTACACGCGCTTCCTGCCCCTGGTTCCGCCGGGCGGGGCCATCCTCGACGCAGGCTGCGGCGCGGGGCGCGACGCCCGCCGCCTGGCCGCGCGCGGCTACCGCGTGGAGGCCTTCGACGCCTCCCCGGCCATGGTCCGCCTAGCGCGGGCCCACGCCGGGGTGCCCGTGCGCGTGCTGGACTTCGCCGCCATGGACTACCCGCCGCGCTTCCACGGCGTGCTGGCCAACGCCTCGCTGCTGCACCTGCCCCCGGCGGCCCTGCCCGGGGCCCTGGCGGGGGTGGCCCGGGCCCTGCTGCCCGGGGGCGTGCTCTGCGCCGGGCTCAAGCGCGGCAGCGGGCACTGGCTGCGCCAGGGGCTGCCCTTCTGGGCCTACGGTGAGGCCACCCTGGCCGCCCTGCTGGCCCCGCCCTGCCCGCTGCGCCTGCTGGAAACCTGGACCAGCCCGGACCTGCGCCCCGGGCGCGCGGGCGAGGTCTGGCTGCACTGCCTGGCCCGCAAGCCGTGA
- a CDS encoding alpha/beta hydrolase family protein, translating into MRIASVILSLLLHAGLALAALWSMAELGRAPLPDKAYIVDLVRLARPAPPRPVAPAPAAPAPVAPARARAAPAPAAPAPVAAPPAPPAAPQPPAPAAASAAAPPPGPEAPAPPAPPAAAVPEFPWLRPAPAGEPSAAGPQEEDPTRALAQASAVQSGDTTHVVGLHGFAAFADTFALDAAGADIYVPEDYFGHYAVGRDRVVSIVDGSQEHDAFVLYDSRSGLHRKLARQGEMIFTYGPSFAVAAPVEGSVTILPKKDRYGDKLILTPAQLVWLPAQPPMQYGTRVVFTQAEVAVEAAGAQLAGTLVLVPGRGPVPGVVLLHGAGCEPRGRMLGFAQALALHGLAVLVYDGRGCEEGGPGAAPPAQQARDALAALATLRSQPGVDGARAGLWGQGGGMGPAVLAASGSAAPDFLVLAHLPPEPGQAPAPPQDLGQVQVPALLLFAGPEPEVLWAGHLDAAGRAGQARPGQFTVRLLPDAPGGGDPDAEGLKPPGLRLGREAGPWVRSPGGG; encoded by the coding sequence ATGCGCATCGCAAGCGTCATCCTCTCCCTGCTGCTGCACGCGGGCTTGGCCTTGGCCGCGTTGTGGTCGATGGCGGAGCTGGGGCGCGCGCCGTTGCCCGACAAGGCCTACATCGTCGATCTGGTGCGCCTGGCCCGGCCCGCGCCGCCCCGGCCTGTGGCCCCGGCCCCTGCCGCGCCTGCGCCCGTTGCGCCAGCCCGTGCCCGCGCCGCGCCCGCGCCCGCCGCGCCCGCGCCCGTCGCCGCTCCCCCTGCGCCCCCTGCCGCGCCCCAACCGCCCGCGCCCGCCGCTGCGTCCGCCGCCGCGCCGCCGCCCGGCCCCGAGGCCCCCGCGCCCCCCGCGCCGCCTGCCGCCGCCGTGCCGGAGTTTCCCTGGCTGCGCCCCGCCCCCGCCGGGGAGCCGTCCGCCGCCGGGCCGCAGGAGGAGGACCCCACCCGCGCCCTGGCCCAGGCCAGCGCCGTGCAGTCCGGCGACACCACCCATGTCGTCGGGTTGCACGGGTTCGCGGCCTTCGCCGACACCTTCGCCCTGGACGCCGCCGGAGCCGACATCTACGTGCCTGAGGACTACTTCGGGCACTACGCCGTGGGCCGCGACCGCGTGGTCAGCATCGTCGATGGCAGCCAGGAGCACGACGCCTTCGTGCTCTACGACTCGCGCAGCGGCCTGCACCGCAAGCTCGCGCGCCAGGGCGAGATGATCTTCACCTACGGCCCGTCGTTCGCGGTCGCTGCGCCCGTGGAGGGTTCGGTGACCATCCTGCCCAAGAAGGACCGCTACGGGGACAAGCTGATCCTGACCCCGGCCCAGCTCGTCTGGCTGCCTGCCCAGCCGCCCATGCAGTACGGCACGCGCGTGGTCTTCACCCAGGCCGAGGTGGCCGTGGAGGCCGCCGGGGCGCAGTTGGCGGGCACGCTGGTGCTGGTGCCGGGTCGCGGGCCCGTGCCGGGGGTGGTGCTGCTGCACGGCGCGGGCTGCGAGCCGCGCGGGCGGATGCTGGGTTTTGCCCAGGCCCTGGCCCTGCACGGGCTGGCGGTGCTGGTGTACGACGGGCGCGGCTGCGAAGAGGGCGGGCCGGGCGCGGCCCCGCCCGCGCAGCAGGCCCGGGACGCCCTGGCCGCCTTGGCCACCCTGCGCAGCCAGCCGGGGGTGGACGGTGCGCGGGCCGGCCTGTGGGGCCAGGGCGGCGGGATGGGCCCGGCGGTGCTGGCGGCCTCGGGCAGCGCAGCGCCGGATTTCCTGGTGCTGGCCCATCTGCCCCCGGAGCCCGGCCAGGCCCCGGCCCCGCCGCAGGACCTGGGGCAGGTCCAGGTTCCGGCGCTGCTGCTTTTCGCGGGGCCGGAGCCCGAGGTGCTGTGGGCCGGGCACCTGGACGCCGCCGGGCGCGCTGGGCAGGCGCGGCCCGGGCAGTTCACCGTGCGCCTGCTGCCCGACGCGCCCGGCGGGGGCGACCCCGACGCCGAGGGCCTCAAGCCGCCGGGCCTGCGCCTGGGGCGCGAGGCCGGGCCCTGGGTCCGCAGCCCGGGCGGCGGCTAG
- a CDS encoding sigma-54-dependent Fis family transcriptional regulator gives MTLRHMNFFKLLSGEVSPRQILLKFLLLLMELQNVERGSIWSREDDDYVCLEAVGEESDSIKGMRIPRAMESIVGWVMKNGRMTTAEVGRDERHFKEAEEALAVKSSVILAFPLILKDSSVYGVVEVIDTSAGGDSMNLAPEYLEFLQNLVDIGSIALSNSIEFSGQVEENRELKRTIQVMSGEGLVAGPSPSFGHAVRLARSYAANDYPVLVTGESGVGKEVLAREIHRASARRDKPFLVQNCSSIPRSLLASELFGYKRGAFTGAYRDKVGLFEAAQGGTVFLDEIGDMSTDLQAALLRVLQDNEIKPLGGNVARKVDVRIISATNKNLRQGIREGTFREDLFFRLNVLPVVVPPLRERPEDVPYLLAHFIRREAVLLNQEPRALSHEAMELLAAYPWPGNVREMENFVKLVLVTAEGREIRPADLPQSIVDGARERLAEVRPELAASVAAPLRDPFAGKDWDTVERDYVLHLLERHRWVISRAAREAGLKRSTFDSRMKRLGISKTPPQA, from the coding sequence ATGACCCTGCGGCACATGAACTTCTTCAAGCTGCTCTCCGGCGAGGTTTCCCCGCGCCAGATCCTGCTCAAATTCCTGCTGCTGCTCATGGAGCTGCAGAACGTGGAGCGCGGGTCCATCTGGAGCCGCGAGGATGACGACTACGTGTGCCTGGAGGCCGTGGGCGAGGAGAGCGATTCCATCAAGGGCATGCGCATCCCCAGGGCCATGGAGAGCATCGTCGGCTGGGTGATGAAGAACGGGCGCATGACCACCGCCGAGGTCGGGCGCGACGAGCGCCACTTCAAGGAGGCCGAGGAGGCCCTGGCCGTCAAGTCCAGCGTCATCCTGGCCTTCCCGCTGATCCTCAAGGACTCCTCGGTCTACGGCGTGGTGGAGGTCATCGACACCAGCGCCGGGGGCGACTCCATGAACCTGGCCCCCGAATACCTGGAGTTCCTGCAAAACCTCGTGGACATCGGCTCCATCGCCCTGTCCAACTCCATCGAGTTTTCCGGACAGGTGGAGGAGAACCGCGAGCTCAAGCGCACCATCCAGGTCATGAGCGGCGAGGGGCTGGTGGCCGGGCCGAGCCCCTCCTTCGGCCACGCCGTGCGCCTGGCGCGCAGCTACGCCGCCAACGACTACCCCGTGCTCGTCACCGGCGAATCCGGCGTGGGCAAGGAAGTCCTGGCCCGCGAAATCCACCGCGCCAGCGCCCGGCGCGACAAGCCCTTCCTGGTGCAGAATTGCAGCTCCATCCCGCGCTCGCTGCTGGCCAGCGAGCTGTTCGGCTACAAGCGCGGGGCCTTCACCGGGGCCTACCGCGACAAGGTCGGCCTGTTCGAGGCCGCCCAGGGCGGCACCGTGTTCCTGGACGAGATCGGCGACATGTCCACGGACCTCCAGGCCGCCCTGCTGCGCGTGCTCCAGGACAACGAGATCAAGCCCCTGGGCGGCAACGTGGCCCGCAAGGTGGACGTGCGCATCATCTCGGCCACCAACAAGAACCTGCGCCAGGGCATCCGCGAGGGCACCTTCCGCGAGGACCTCTTCTTCCGGCTCAACGTGCTGCCCGTGGTGGTGCCGCCCCTGCGCGAGCGCCCCGAGGACGTGCCCTACCTGCTGGCCCATTTCATCCGCCGCGAGGCCGTGCTGCTGAACCAGGAGCCCCGGGCCCTGTCCCACGAGGCCATGGAGCTGCTGGCGGCCTACCCCTGGCCGGGCAACGTGCGCGAGATGGAAAACTTCGTCAAACTCGTGCTGGTCACCGCCGAGGGCCGCGAAATCCGCCCCGCCGACCTGCCCCAGTCCATCGTGGACGGCGCGCGCGAGCGCCTGGCCGAGGTGCGCCCCGAGCTTGCGGCCTCGGTGGCCGCCCCCCTGCGCGACCCCTTCGCCGGCAAGGACTGGGACACCGTGGAGCGCGACTACGTCCTGCACCTGCTGGAGCGCCACCGCTGGGTCATCAGCCGCGCGGCGCGCGAGGCGGGCCTCAAGCGCTCGACTTTCGACTCGCGCATGAAGCGCCTGGGCATCAGCAAGACCCCGCCCCAGGCCTAG
- a CDS encoding ADP-ribosylglycohydrolase family protein, which translates to MPTSRDAALSGMLTSLAADALALGAHWIYDSGRIARDIAPVDRLLAPPPDSYHKNRRAGDFTHYGDQTFTLLESVAASGGFDPGDFFRRWKLLFADYDGYVDGATRGTLGRIDFGEGPATSGSNSHDLAGAARIGPLVLALRDDLPALVRAAREQTRMTHNTPQVLDAAEFFARAAHAALEGASPVDALHLAARARYAAAPVADWLDKGLALAGADTVAAIAQFGQSCNIEGAFPGVVQIIARHGAEPARALEHNVLAGGDSAARGLLAGLVLGCAAGPAAVPAAWIDGLTRAQALRDLAAAIP; encoded by the coding sequence ATGCCCACCAGCAGAGACGCCGCCCTGTCCGGAATGCTGACCTCCCTGGCAGCCGATGCCCTGGCCCTGGGCGCACACTGGATCTACGACAGCGGGCGCATCGCCCGCGACATCGCCCCAGTGGACCGGCTGCTCGCCCCGCCGCCGGACTCCTACCACAAGAACCGCCGCGCCGGAGACTTCACCCACTACGGCGACCAGACCTTCACGCTGCTTGAGTCCGTGGCCGCCTCGGGCGGCTTCGACCCAGGCGACTTCTTCCGGCGCTGGAAGCTCCTGTTCGCGGACTACGACGGCTATGTGGACGGCGCCACCCGGGGCACCCTGGGGCGCATCGACTTCGGCGAGGGCCCCGCAACCTCGGGCTCCAACTCCCACGACCTGGCCGGGGCCGCGCGCATCGGCCCTCTGGTGCTGGCCCTGCGCGACGACCTGCCCGCCCTGGTGCGCGCCGCCCGCGAGCAGACGCGCATGACCCACAACACGCCCCAGGTGCTCGACGCCGCCGAGTTCTTCGCCCGCGCGGCCCACGCCGCCCTGGAAGGCGCCTCGCCCGTGGACGCCCTGCATCTGGCCGCCCGGGCGCGCTACGCCGCCGCCCCGGTGGCCGACTGGCTGGACAAGGGCCTGGCCCTGGCCGGGGCCGACACCGTGGCGGCCATCGCCCAGTTCGGCCAAAGCTGCAACATCGAGGGCGCCTTCCCGGGAGTGGTCCAGATCATCGCGCGGCACGGGGCCGAGCCCGCCCGCGCCCTGGAACACAACGTCCTGGCCGGGGGCGACAGCGCCGCGCGCGGGCTGCTCGCCGGGCTGGTGCTGGGCTGCGCCGCCGGGCCCGCAGCCGTGCCCGCAGCCTGGATCGACGGCCTGACCCGCGCCCAGGCCCTCCGCGACCTGGCCGCCGCCATCCCCTGA
- a CDS encoding response regulator has protein sequence MIVEDEFIIALALRHQLEALGCVVCCVADTAPAALERARSGEVDAVLMDVSLRGGGDGIEAARVLVHEHGLPVVVLSAYTDASTRDRALEAGARAVLGKPASEQELCAALAEALAL, from the coding sequence ATGATCGTCGAGGACGAGTTCATCATCGCCCTGGCGTTGCGGCACCAGCTGGAGGCCCTGGGCTGCGTGGTGTGCTGCGTGGCGGATACGGCCCCTGCGGCCCTGGAGCGCGCGCGCTCGGGCGAGGTGGACGCCGTGCTCATGGACGTGTCGCTGCGCGGCGGCGGCGACGGCATCGAGGCCGCCCGGGTGCTTGTGCACGAGCACGGGCTTCCGGTGGTCGTCCTCTCGGCCTACACCGATGCCAGCACCAGGGACCGGGCCCTGGAGGCCGGGGCGCGTGCGGTGCTTGGCAAGCCGGCCTCGGAGCAGGAACTGTGCGCGGCCCTGGCGGAAGCCCTGGCGCTCTAG
- a CDS encoding rhomboid family intramembrane serine protease: MYDSESLPVRHDAPAWADLGAAMARGLLRQAVADDWSLALRARGVPHRLLRAGARWRILVPVARLDEAVQELTAYLQEQPVGPPEPEPRPGPLSPAVQAAVAVVGLATAFTVFMAAPHPGLGLYPETWDQAGRADSALILGGQWWRAVTALTLHADAAHFLGNAAIGGLFTALFGRRVGTGAAWALFVATGLAGNVLNAWFHGPGHLSVGASTAVFGVVGAMGAAAMAERRRPDLLRAVAPVAAGLGILAMLGTGGERTDLGAHLFGFLAGLPLGWLAGRRAARRGPARGWWPGLAALGLVALAWSLALTTP, encoded by the coding sequence ATGTACGACTCCGAATCCTTGCCCGTCCGCCACGATGCGCCCGCCTGGGCCGACCTGGGTGCGGCCATGGCCCGGGGCCTGCTGCGCCAGGCCGTGGCCGACGACTGGTCCCTGGCCCTGCGGGCCCGGGGCGTGCCCCACCGCCTGCTGCGCGCCGGGGCCCGCTGGCGCATCCTGGTGCCCGTGGCCCGGCTGGACGAGGCCGTGCAGGAACTGACGGCCTACCTCCAGGAGCAGCCCGTGGGCCCGCCCGAGCCGGAGCCCCGGCCCGGGCCGCTCTCCCCCGCCGTGCAGGCCGCCGTGGCCGTGGTCGGCTTGGCCACGGCCTTCACCGTGTTCATGGCCGCGCCGCACCCGGGCCTGGGCCTGTATCCCGAAACATGGGACCAGGCAGGCCGGGCCGATTCGGCGCTCATCCTGGGCGGGCAATGGTGGCGCGCCGTCACGGCTCTGACCCTGCACGCCGACGCGGCCCATTTCCTGGGCAACGCGGCCATCGGCGGGCTGTTCACGGCGCTGTTCGGGCGCCGGGTGGGCACGGGCGCGGCCTGGGCGCTGTTCGTGGCCACCGGGCTGGCGGGCAATGTGCTCAACGCCTGGTTCCACGGCCCCGGGCACCTGTCGGTGGGCGCGTCCACCGCCGTGTTCGGGGTGGTGGGCGCCATGGGCGCGGCGGCCATGGCCGAGCGCCGCAGGCCGGACCTGCTGCGGGCCGTGGCCCCGGTGGCGGCGGGGCTGGGCATCCTGGCCATGCTGGGCACGGGGGGCGAGCGCACCGACCTGGGCGCGCACCTGTTCGGATTCCTGGCCGGGCTGCCCCTGGGCTGGCTGGCCGGGCGGCGCGCCGCGCGCCGGGGCCCGGCCCGGGGCTGGTGGCCCGGGCTGGCCGCCCTGGGGCTGGTGGCCCTGGCCTGGAGCCTGGCCCTGACCACGCCCTGA
- a CDS encoding FxsA family protein — protein sequence MFLRLFAAFALIPVLEIYLLIKVGSLLGAEVTIALVLASALAGAWLARQQGLGVMLRIRESMARGAAPAEEMVDALLILVAGVLLLTPGFITDTAGMALLVPPVRGRIKAALRRALEDWVRRGQVRVVRFP from the coding sequence ATGTTCCTTCGCCTTTTCGCGGCCTTCGCGCTGATCCCGGTGCTCGAAATCTACCTGCTCATCAAGGTCGGCTCGCTGCTGGGCGCCGAGGTGACCATCGCCCTGGTGCTGGCCTCGGCCCTGGCCGGGGCCTGGCTGGCCCGCCAGCAGGGCCTGGGCGTCATGCTGCGCATCCGCGAGTCCATGGCCCGGGGCGCGGCCCCCGCCGAGGAAATGGTCGATGCCCTGCTGATCCTGGTGGCCGGGGTGCTGCTGCTGACCCCGGGCTTCATCACCGACACGGCAGGCATGGCCCTGCTGGTGCCGCCCGTGCGCGGGCGCATCAAGGCCGCCCTGCGCCGGGCCCTGGAGGACTGGGTCCGGCGCGGGCAGGTGCGCGTGGTCCGCTTCCCCTAG
- a CDS encoding LexA family transcriptional regulator, producing the protein MAVSKRKPAFQPAGGGAAVEGFGAAQIIERMMQALELGTQSALADELGVSRGAVSDAKSKDKIPAEWLLKLFRGHGVNPFWLETGRGAMHLDQRTVRETGEDVAPGPEAEGEFDYVPMVKARLSGGGGSLETSGDVVGYYAFRRAWLAGKGDIRSMRLMRVTGVSMEPTLEDEDVVLVDLSQRDILTGKIYAVRIDDEIVVKRLDKRPGRLVLISDNRSFYEPLEIAVGEQANVDILGRVIWMAREVM; encoded by the coding sequence ATGGCCGTCAGCAAACGCAAACCTGCATTCCAGCCCGCCGGGGGCGGGGCGGCGGTGGAGGGCTTCGGCGCCGCGCAGATCATCGAGCGCATGATGCAGGCCCTGGAGTTGGGCACCCAGAGCGCCCTGGCCGACGAGCTGGGCGTGAGCCGGGGGGCGGTGTCCGACGCCAAGAGCAAGGACAAGATCCCCGCCGAATGGCTGCTCAAGCTCTTTCGCGGTCACGGCGTGAACCCCTTCTGGCTGGAGACCGGGCGCGGGGCCATGCACCTGGACCAGCGCACCGTGCGCGAGACCGGCGAGGACGTGGCCCCCGGGCCCGAGGCCGAGGGCGAGTTCGACTACGTGCCCATGGTCAAGGCGCGGCTCTCGGGCGGCGGCGGCAGCCTGGAGACCAGCGGCGACGTGGTCGGCTACTATGCCTTCCGCCGCGCCTGGCTGGCGGGCAAGGGCGACATCCGCTCCATGCGCCTGATGCGCGTCACCGGCGTGAGCATGGAGCCGACCCTGGAGGACGAGGACGTGGTACTGGTGGACCTCTCCCAGCGCGACATCCTCACGGGCAAGATCTACGCCGTGCGCATCGACGACGAGATCGTGGTCAAGCGGCTGGACAAGCGGCCCGGCAGGCTGGTGCTCATCAGCGACAACCGCAGCTTCTACGAGCCGCTGGAAATCGCCGTGGGCGAGCAGGCCAACGTGGACATCCTGGGCCGGGTGATCTGGATGGCCCGCGAGGTCATGTAG